One segment of Shewanella piezotolerans WP3 DNA contains the following:
- a CDS encoding ArsJ-associated glyceraldehyde-3-phosphate dehydrogenase encodes MTIKIGINGFGRMGRLALRSAWHHSDVEFVQINDPAGDAATLAHLLTFDSIHGRWSEEATAEGESIVVGDKRIATSRNNTIEATDWSGCDVVIEASGVMKTKALLQAYLDQGVKRVVVTAPVKEEGVLNIVMGVNHQLYNKDIHPIVTAASCTTNCLAPVVKVIHEKIGIKHGSMTTIHDITNTQTILDAPHKDLRRARACGLSLIPTTTGSATAITHIFPELKGKLNGHAVRIPLANASLTDCVFEVERDTTEAEVNALLQEAAQGELKDILGFEERPLVSVDYKTDPRSSIIDAPSTMVVNGTQVKLYVWYDNEWGYANRTAELAIMVGQQDQE; translated from the coding sequence ATGACAATCAAAATTGGTATCAATGGCTTTGGTAGAATGGGGCGTTTAGCACTACGTTCAGCTTGGCATCATAGCGATGTTGAGTTCGTACAGATTAATGATCCCGCTGGCGATGCGGCGACATTAGCCCATCTACTGACTTTTGACTCTATCCATGGCCGCTGGTCTGAAGAAGCGACTGCAGAGGGGGAAAGTATTGTTGTTGGTGATAAACGGATCGCAACTAGCCGCAATAACACTATTGAGGCAACAGATTGGTCTGGTTGTGACGTGGTCATTGAAGCCTCTGGCGTTATGAAGACCAAAGCCTTACTGCAAGCTTACTTGGATCAAGGTGTTAAAAGAGTTGTGGTTACTGCACCTGTTAAAGAGGAAGGGGTGCTTAATATTGTTATGGGAGTGAATCATCAACTTTATAACAAAGATATTCATCCGATTGTGACCGCCGCATCATGCACCACTAACTGCTTGGCGCCAGTGGTAAAAGTTATTCATGAAAAAATAGGCATAAAGCACGGTTCGATGACAACCATTCATGACATTACCAATACGCAGACGATTCTAGATGCCCCCCATAAAGACCTTAGGCGCGCACGCGCTTGCGGTTTGAGCCTCATCCCGACAACCACTGGCAGTGCTACGGCGATTACTCATATTTTCCCTGAGTTAAAAGGGAAGTTAAACGGTCATGCAGTACGTATTCCTCTTGCCAATGCCTCGTTGACCGATTGCGTATTTGAAGTTGAGCGCGATACCACTGAAGCTGAAGTTAATGCGCTGCTGCAAGAAGCGGCACAGGGTGAGTTAAAAGACATTCTAGGCTTTGAAGAGCGCCCTTTGGTTTCTGTTGATTACAAAACAGACCCTCGTTCGAGCATTATAGATGCGCCATCAACCATGGTTGTTAATGGCACGCAAGTTAAGCTCTATGTATGGTACGACAATGAGTGGGGTTACGCTAATCGCACCGCAGAGCTAGCGATTATGGTCGGTCAACAAGATCAGGAATAG
- the arsB gene encoding ACR3 family arsenite efflux transporter has translation MGIFERYLSVWVGLAIVAGVVLGNLSPDSFAIVAGLEYAHVNLVIAVLIWVMIYPMMVQIDFSAVKDVGKSPKGLILTLVINWLIKPFTMAALGWLFFKVFFVEFVDPQTASEYIAGMILLGVAPCTAMVFVWSQLTKGDPNYTLVQVSVNDLVMVVAFAPITALLLGVSDIQVPWATLLSSVGLYVVLPLVAGAITRHLLQKKGSDAQLNAFIANLKPWSMVGLLATVVLLFGFQAETIIAQPQDIFLIAIPLMIQTYGIFFIAFYAARKLKLTHKIAAPACMIATSNFFELAVAVAISLFGLHSGAALATVVGVLVEVPVMLSLVAIANRSRHMFADEA, from the coding sequence ATGGGTATTTTTGAGCGTTATTTAAGTGTTTGGGTTGGGCTAGCAATTGTGGCTGGTGTGGTGTTAGGAAACTTGTCTCCAGACTCTTTTGCCATTGTAGCAGGGCTTGAGTATGCCCATGTTAATTTGGTTATCGCAGTGCTTATCTGGGTCATGATCTACCCGATGATGGTGCAGATCGATTTCTCAGCGGTAAAGGATGTCGGTAAGAGCCCGAAAGGATTAATACTGACCTTGGTGATTAACTGGTTGATTAAACCCTTTACTATGGCGGCATTAGGTTGGCTATTTTTCAAAGTATTCTTTGTCGAGTTTGTTGATCCACAAACTGCCAGTGAATATATTGCCGGCATGATATTGCTTGGGGTGGCGCCGTGTACGGCAATGGTTTTTGTTTGGAGCCAGTTAACTAAAGGTGACCCTAATTACACTTTAGTGCAAGTGTCGGTGAATGATCTGGTCATGGTTGTCGCTTTTGCACCTATCACCGCTCTGTTACTGGGCGTTAGTGATATTCAAGTGCCTTGGGCTACATTATTGTCATCTGTTGGCTTGTATGTGGTTTTGCCATTAGTGGCAGGTGCTATTACTCGGCACCTTTTACAAAAAAAGGGCAGTGATGCTCAGCTGAATGCATTTATTGCCAACTTAAAACCTTGGTCAATGGTTGGATTATTAGCGACGGTTGTATTGTTATTTGGCTTTCAGGCTGAGACCATTATTGCGCAGCCGCAAGATATATTTCTCATCGCAATCCCATTAATGATCCAAACTTATGGCATTTTCTTTATCGCTTTTTATGCAGCGAGAAAGCTCAAGCTAACGCATAAAATTGCCGCACCAGCATGCATGATTGCCACTTCCAACTTTTTCGAACTAGCAGTAGCCGTCGCTATCTCTTTATTCGGGCTACACTCTGGTGCAGCGCTAGCTACGGTGGTTGGTGTGCTCGTAGAGGTGCCTGTAATGTTGTCGCTGGTGGCAATTGCTAATCGCAGTCGACATATGTTTGCTGATGAGGCTTAG
- a CDS encoding alanine/glycine:cation symporter family protein, which translates to MEAITEFVGMINGVVWGTPMLVMILGVGLFLTFGLRLMPILKLGTGFKLLWSGRIPDKDKKMKGEISPFNALMTSLSATIGTGNIAGVATAIFIGGPGALFWMWCTALVGMATKFAEAVLAVKYREVDDNGNHVGGPMYYIKNGLGSKWAWLGTAFALFGSLAGFGIGNTVQANSVADALSSNFGVPTWVTGLILMVLVGAVLMGGIKRIADVAGKLVPIMTIFYIAAGIAVLVVYAAEIPAAIELIIHSAFNPVAAQGGFAGAAVWAAIRFGVARGVFSNEAGLGSAPIAHAAAQTNNPVAQGLVAMLGTFIDTLIVCTITGLAIIVSGAWTSGENGAALTSFAFSHAFPLGNYVVAIALSVFAFTTILGWSFYCEKCVQFLFGVKAIKPFRILWVIVVPLGAVSSLEFIWLLADTLNAMMAIPNLIALALLSPVVFALTREYFLKKRETEAAES; encoded by the coding sequence ATGGAAGCTATTACTGAATTTGTTGGCATGATCAACGGCGTAGTATGGGGTACTCCTATGCTCGTCATGATCTTAGGGGTGGGGTTATTCCTCACTTTTGGTTTACGCCTAATGCCAATCTTAAAACTGGGCACTGGCTTTAAACTGCTTTGGTCAGGCCGTATTCCTGATAAAGACAAAAAAATGAAAGGTGAGATTAGCCCGTTTAACGCGCTAATGACGTCATTATCAGCCACCATTGGTACTGGTAATATTGCAGGCGTTGCAACTGCCATTTTTATTGGCGGACCAGGGGCGCTATTTTGGATGTGGTGTACGGCATTAGTCGGCATGGCCACCAAGTTTGCCGAAGCGGTATTAGCGGTTAAATACCGTGAAGTTGATGACAATGGTAACCACGTGGGTGGCCCAATGTACTACATCAAGAATGGTCTAGGTTCAAAGTGGGCTTGGTTAGGTACAGCGTTTGCACTATTTGGTTCTCTAGCAGGTTTCGGTATTGGTAATACTGTACAGGCTAATTCAGTGGCTGATGCATTAAGCAGTAACTTTGGCGTACCTACTTGGGTGACTGGTTTGATATTAATGGTCTTAGTAGGTGCTGTATTAATGGGGGGCATTAAGCGTATTGCTGATGTTGCCGGTAAGCTTGTACCTATTATGACCATTTTTTATATCGCAGCAGGTATTGCGGTATTGGTGGTTTATGCTGCAGAAATTCCAGCGGCAATTGAATTGATTATTCACAGTGCATTTAATCCTGTCGCTGCGCAAGGTGGCTTTGCTGGTGCTGCGGTATGGGCGGCAATTCGCTTTGGTGTGGCTCGTGGTGTGTTTTCCAACGAGGCGGGCCTTGGTAGTGCGCCGATTGCACACGCTGCAGCTCAAACGAACAATCCTGTGGCTCAGGGTTTAGTCGCTATGTTAGGTACCTTCATTGATACTTTGATCGTTTGTACCATTACAGGTTTGGCGATTATAGTGTCAGGGGCATGGACATCAGGTGAGAACGGCGCAGCACTCACTTCGTTTGCTTTTTCCCATGCATTCCCGTTAGGTAACTATGTGGTCGCAATTGCTTTGTCAGTTTTCGCATTTACCACTATTTTGGGCTGGAGTTTCTATTGTGAGAAGTGTGTACAGTTCCTGTTTGGTGTTAAAGCGATTAAGCCGTTTAGGATCCTTTGGGTGATCGTGGTGCCTTTAGGTGCAGTCAGCTCATTAGAGTTTATCTGGCTACTTGCAGATACGTTAAACGCAATGATGGCGATACCAAACTTAATCGCATTGGCATTACTAAGCCCTGTCGTGTTTGCGTTGACAAGAGAGTACTTTCTTAAGAAGCGTGAAACGGAAGCTGCTGAGTCGTAG
- a CDS encoding alpha/beta fold hydrolase produces MEMFLTVALIILLSGCANFRDLAKEVDMLEQVYVEYQVNIESEHQVESFVLVLLQQVDAETIDGYEVVIGNKQITVTTDALSKYLFTFNDVNHDLRFQVGEAFSITELTGKSNNPKRTITLSKTEGAPPTALIDRPLVNLVDVKISPAKIGEKAQLTEEKFDRETANLGMWKPVTHLLEGNSGVFFLDEFDSNKTPILFIHGMSGTARDFTPLLANIDRRNYQVWVMNYPSGLPLELLANGLNSLIKIIDYRYNVKTLHLVAHSMGGLVAQAYLDLCRNQLGCNDIASFTSISSPFGGVSSAQSGIDYAPVVMPAWRDLAPSSDFVAKLFSSSELHSTTPPHLLIFGYKMSGFLNQESSDGVISLASQLNDKAQQRAVKVYGLNEDHVSILSNDQLIRTLKSFWQESEKAHAER; encoded by the coding sequence ATGGAAATGTTTTTAACTGTAGCGCTCATAATTTTGCTCAGCGGCTGTGCCAATTTTCGAGATCTGGCCAAAGAGGTCGACATGCTGGAGCAAGTTTATGTCGAATATCAGGTTAATATCGAGTCTGAGCATCAAGTGGAATCATTTGTGTTAGTGCTACTGCAACAAGTCGATGCTGAAACTATTGATGGCTACGAAGTCGTTATTGGCAACAAACAGATTACTGTAACGACAGATGCTCTTAGCAAATATCTATTTACTTTCAACGATGTAAATCATGACTTGCGCTTTCAAGTTGGTGAAGCTTTTTCAATTACCGAATTGACGGGAAAGAGCAATAACCCTAAACGTACAATAACGCTCAGCAAGACGGAGGGGGCTCCGCCAACAGCACTGATTGATAGACCACTCGTTAACCTAGTCGACGTAAAAATTAGCCCGGCTAAAATAGGTGAAAAAGCTCAGCTAACGGAAGAAAAATTCGATCGTGAAACGGCTAATCTTGGTATGTGGAAACCCGTTACTCATCTGCTTGAGGGTAACAGTGGCGTGTTCTTTCTTGATGAGTTTGATAGCAATAAAACGCCTATCCTTTTCATTCACGGCATGAGCGGAACAGCTAGAGACTTTACGCCACTGCTTGCCAACATCGATAGACGGAATTATCAAGTTTGGGTAATGAACTACCCCAGCGGTTTACCGCTTGAATTATTAGCTAATGGCCTTAACAGCCTGATTAAAATAATCGACTATCGCTATAATGTGAAAACTCTACACTTAGTGGCTCACAGCATGGGCGGATTAGTGGCTCAAGCTTACCTCGACCTTTGCCGAAACCAATTAGGTTGTAATGATATTGCCAGCTTCACTTCAATATCTAGCCCTTTTGGCGGAGTCAGCTCAGCTCAAAGCGGCATTGATTACGCCCCTGTTGTCATGCCAGCATGGCGTGACTTAGCCCCGAGTAGTGATTTTGTTGCCAAGCTTTTCTCCAGCAGCGAGCTTCACTCTACAACACCGCCACATCTGTTAATTTTTGGCTATAAGATGAGTGGATTTCTAAACCAAGAGAGTAGCGATGGTGTCATTAGCCTAGCGAGCCAGCTGAATGATAAAGCCCAACAACGAGCTGTCAAAGTTTATGGATTAAATGAAGATCATGTCAGCATTCTTAGTAATGACCAGCTAATCCGAACACTCAAAAGCTTTTGGCAGGAGAGCGAGAAGGCCCATGCCGAAAGATAA
- a CDS encoding metalloregulator ArsR/SmtB family transcription factor has product MTPLTFFKAMADDTRLRSLLLIQAETELCVCELMTALDEIQPKVSRHLAQLRKLGLLVDRRQGQWVFYRVNPELPSWVNEVLMTLAKQQNEIIKDNLSQLKQMGDRPERTKKCC; this is encoded by the coding sequence ATGACACCTTTAACGTTTTTTAAGGCGATGGCCGACGACACTCGACTGCGCAGCTTATTACTGATACAGGCAGAAACAGAGCTTTGTGTTTGTGAGTTGATGACGGCGCTGGATGAGATCCAGCCAAAAGTATCTCGCCACCTAGCACAACTGCGCAAACTGGGATTATTGGTTGATAGACGCCAAGGCCAATGGGTTTTTTATCGAGTTAACCCAGAACTACCTTCGTGGGTAAATGAGGTTCTAATGACGTTAGCAAAACAGCAAAATGAGATTATCAAAGATAACTTAAGTCAGCTTAAGCAAATGGGCGATCGTCCTGAACGTACTAAAAAATGCTGCTAA
- a CDS encoding TorF family putative porin yields the protein MNKLLIGTAVITTTALLSVSAHAAVEANIGATSNYLWRGITQTDDAVAVQGGIDYSHDVGFYAGTWASNVDFGNETSYEIDFYAGVCRQRRDEFGYDISYLYYAYPDADDSVDFGEVTLAASWKWIEVSYAHVVNAGDDVTGDPTLDEKDMGYLQTTLTFPLSDTLSIAAHYGYSTGDVVSAWYGTDNYADYSLSLSKDTDFGTVSFMVSDTDLEEDDAKVLLGYSYSFDL from the coding sequence ATGAACAAGCTATTAATAGGTACAGCTGTTATTACCACAACTGCATTGCTGAGTGTTTCAGCACATGCTGCCGTTGAAGCCAATATTGGTGCAACATCTAACTATTTGTGGCGCGGTATAACTCAAACAGATGATGCTGTTGCAGTTCAAGGTGGAATTGATTATAGCCATGATGTGGGCTTCTACGCAGGAACATGGGCATCCAATGTCGATTTTGGTAATGAGACAAGCTACGAGATTGACTTCTATGCTGGGGTTTGCAGGCAGCGTAGGGACGAGTTTGGTTACGATATCAGTTATCTCTACTACGCCTACCCTGATGCTGATGACAGTGTTGATTTTGGCGAAGTGACGCTAGCTGCCAGCTGGAAATGGATTGAAGTCAGCTACGCCCATGTTGTGAATGCGGGTGACGATGTCACAGGCGACCCTACACTCGATGAGAAAGATATGGGATACCTACAAACAACCTTAACTTTCCCTCTATCTGATACTCTTTCAATTGCCGCTCATTACGGTTATTCAACAGGAGATGTGGTTAGCGCTTGGTACGGTACAGACAACTATGCCGACTACTCACTGTCTCTCAGTAAAGATACCGACTTTGGCACCGTCTCTTTTATGGTGAGCGACACAGATCTTGAAGAAGATGATGCCAAAGTGCTGCTCGGTTACAGCTATAGCTTTGACCTCTAG
- a CDS encoding HU family DNA-binding protein: protein MNKTELVAKMAESAELTKAEAARALKSFEETVAEAMKNGEKISIVGFGSFETSERAARTGRNPQTGKEIQIPAATVPKFKAGKTLKDSVN from the coding sequence ATGAATAAGACTGAACTTGTTGCAAAAATGGCTGAATCTGCGGAATTAACGAAAGCTGAAGCCGCACGTGCATTAAAATCTTTTGAAGAAACTGTTGCAGAAGCGATGAAAAATGGAGAGAAAATCTCTATTGTTGGTTTTGGCTCTTTTGAAACTTCAGAGCGTGCAGCTCGCACAGGTCGTAACCCACAGACTGGTAAAGAGATCCAGATCCCAGCGGCTACAGTACCTAAGTTTAAAGCGGGTAAAACGCTTAAAGATAGCGTTAACTAA
- the pmbA gene encoding metalloprotease PmbA produces the protein MSSPSIDIELVPLKDAVSIALEYAKTLGTSGAEVAISKQQGLSVSTRMKEVETVEFNKDGALGITLFRDGCKGSSSTSDLSPAAIKQAVKAADDIARFTSADPFNGLAEKSLMATDLPDLDLYHPETVSPEELTRIAILAEEACLDVDDRVQISDGASANAHSSVKVYGNSHGFLHGYCSSRYSLSCVAIGENDNGMQRDYDYTVARKYADMLAPELIGRKAATKTASRLGGRKIPTTELPVLFSPEIATGLMGHLVGAISGGSIYRKSSFLLDAVDTQVFPDWFSIEEQPLLKGALASAAYDSEGVGTQERKIIDNGRLATYLLTSYSARKLGLTNTGHAGGIYNWTLSSTGQTFDQLVQEMGTGLIVTEVMGQGVNTVTGDYSRGAAGFYVENGVILYPVEEITIAGNLKDMYSNIVAVAKDRDLRSSIRTGGILMDKMKIAGS, from the coding sequence GTGTCCTCACCTAGCATTGATATCGAATTAGTTCCCCTTAAAGACGCCGTTTCAATAGCGTTGGAATATGCCAAGACCTTAGGTACTTCTGGTGCAGAAGTTGCGATTAGCAAGCAGCAAGGCCTCTCTGTTTCTACTCGCATGAAAGAAGTTGAGACGGTAGAGTTTAATAAAGATGGTGCTTTGGGGATCACGCTATTTAGGGATGGTTGCAAGGGCAGCTCCTCAACCTCAGATCTTAGCCCCGCAGCCATTAAACAAGCGGTAAAAGCGGCTGATGATATTGCACGCTTTACTTCTGCGGACCCTTTTAATGGCCTTGCTGAAAAGTCATTGATGGCGACTGATTTGCCTGATCTTGACCTTTATCACCCTGAGACTGTTTCGCCTGAAGAGTTAACGCGTATTGCGATTTTGGCTGAAGAGGCTTGTCTTGATGTTGATGATCGTGTGCAGATATCCGATGGGGCTAGCGCTAACGCTCATTCAAGTGTCAAAGTTTATGGTAACAGCCATGGATTCTTACATGGTTATTGTAGCTCTCGATATAGTCTAAGTTGTGTGGCTATTGGTGAAAACGATAACGGCATGCAGCGTGATTATGATTATACGGTTGCCAGAAAATACGCTGATATGTTGGCGCCTGAGTTGATCGGTAGGAAAGCTGCTACCAAGACTGCCAGCAGATTGGGTGGGCGTAAAATTCCTACTACTGAGTTACCAGTACTTTTTTCACCTGAGATAGCAACGGGCTTGATGGGGCATTTAGTCGGCGCCATTAGCGGTGGCAGTATTTATCGTAAATCCAGCTTCCTATTAGATGCGGTTGATACTCAAGTCTTTCCTGATTGGTTTAGTATTGAAGAGCAACCACTGTTAAAAGGTGCACTAGCCAGCGCTGCCTACGACAGTGAAGGTGTTGGCACTCAAGAGCGTAAAATTATCGACAATGGTCGTTTAGCAACGTACCTGCTAACAAGTTACTCGGCTAGAAAGCTTGGACTAACCAACACGGGGCACGCGGGTGGGATTTATAATTGGACATTGTCTTCAACTGGACAAACATTTGACCAACTCGTTCAAGAGATGGGGACAGGGCTGATTGTCACTGAAGTGATGGGGCAAGGGGTCAATACGGTGACAGGTGATTACTCACGAGGCGCTGCAGGCTTTTATGTCGAGAATGGCGTTATCTTGTACCCAGTGGAAGAGATCACTATCGCGGGTAATCTAAAAGATATGTATAGCAATATTGTGGCAGTGGCAAAAGATAGAGATCTTCGTTCATCAATTCGCACAGGCGGAATTTTGATGGATAAAATGAAGATCGCTGGTAGCTAG